The Chroicocephalus ridibundus chromosome 4, bChrRid1.1, whole genome shotgun sequence genome contains the following window.
ctgggctgctgcccaTGGTGACCCTGGCCACCTGTGAGGCTGAGCTGGCTTGCATTCACCTTCCTGACTTGACTTGTTCCCAGGTACTCAAAACTGGCTTGTGATAGAGAATGCAGAGCTAAATATAACTAAATGGGCACTGCAGGCTGAGACACCCTGCTCCGAGCCATGTatggtgctggggcagggctggtggcatgGATCTGCACAATTTAGATGGACTGAGTGTGCTGGGCCCTAGGCTGGCCAGCACGCACTCTGCAAACACCATCCCTGGGTGGCAGGAGATGTGTCCACCTGGCAAAAACTACTGTAtggagcaggaaagctctgctCCATGCAAATGTGGTTGTCATCTCCTTCACTCCCACTGCCCTGGGTGACTTTTCCACCCCTCCTTCGTGTTGCTGGGACTGCTTGACACATCTAAATGTCTAGACTCCTTGGCTGCCTCCTTGCAGTCATAGAGGAAGGGGCAGTGCCACAACTCAGTGCTGACCCTTGTTTTGACGTGTGATTTCTCCCCAGAATGCCTTTGTTTCCATCTACCTCATTGGCTGCTTCAGCCAACTCATAGATCTCTCCAGCACTGTGAGCGATGTAGCTGGCTACACACACAGGTGAGTTCCTCCACAGGAAAGGGAAGGGCAGGACAAGACTCTGCCCAGGTCTGTGCgaaataaataagaaacactTGCTTGCGAGCAAGCACAGACAAGTTTGGATATTGTGAGAAGGCTGATGAAGTTGTCCCTGGCGTTCATGCAACCTCTTGTTTATCTAGGATTGGTGAATTGCAGGAGACCTTGCTGAgccttggcagaaaaaaaaatgataactACTCAGAAGCCAAAGCCAGCTGGGATTTGGACAGGTGAGTCTCCTCTCAGCAACCGGCTGGCTTGCAGCTTACGTGCCAGAGTGTGGGGTTGTCACGGGATGGAGGTGGCCCTTGGTGTCACAGCCTGTTGCATGCAGTTGGCGGGAGCAAGCAGTGCTGACAGTGATTTGTCATTCGCGGGGCACGATGGGCAGGGCTGCTGTCACAGTAGCACAGGACATCTAAGGTGCCTGATCTTTGCCAGTCTCAGCATGATTACTTACCCCCAGATCTCTCCTCCTTTGTCTTGGTGGTGGCCCAGCAGCTGTTCTGGGGAGAACCCAGTGCCAAGGGACACAGCTTTCCTTCTGGAGCGGGTGACACTCTCAGTGCCATCCTCTGGCAAGCTACTCATCAAGGACTTGAGCCTCAGGATCTCACAAGGAAACAGCGTGATGATTGTGGGGAACACTGGAACAGGGAAGACATCTCTCCTGAGGGTCCTTGGGGGACTCTGGGAAAGCACACGGGGTAAGGACTGCGGCACGCCGCAGCCTTCTCTTTCTCAACCATGGCTACCCTGAGTTTGGAAGGGGCGGGCAGTGTGGAGTTGTGAGGCCAGTGCCACCTTGTGATGGTGAATGTTCCACTAATGCGTAGGAGCCACCCATCTGTCTTACATACCTGCTCTGGCTCTCATTGCTTTGTCCTGTGTTGCAAATATACTTTTTTTGTGATTTGTTGGCTACTTCATGGGGCAGGACTGCacagggggtggtggggagtTGCTGGCTGGCACTGCCAGCTTGGCATGAGTGTGTCTCTGTGCAGGGAGCATCAAGATGCTGACCTGCTTTGGCCCCCGGGGAGTGGTGTTCCTGCCGCAGCGGCCCTTCTTCACCGATGGAAGCCTGCGTGAGCAGGTGAGCCCAGGGACTGTCTCAGCTCTGGCCCTAGCTGTGCTCCCAGCTGTGGTCATGCCCTGCGAACTGGTGTGCTGCAGAAAGGCCTGCAAGAGGGAGGATGCCTATGTCTGCTCCTTCCCTTGTGCCTGAGTTCATGCTGCTGCCGTTGCATCTCTGATAGACTGTGCCCAGCTCCCTCTGACATGGCTTCTTTTGCTCTGTTAAACAGGTGATCTATCCGCTGAAGGAGATCTATCCAGTTTCAGGTATGTGGAAATTCATTAGAGCAATTAGCCAATGCTGTAGTGTCAGCCCCCTGTCCCTTACCCAGTGCAGCTTCTCTCATACCATGCCCCATCAGGAGCACTcgtttatttcactttttttgctctctgcttttccctggAAGATGTACCTTAGTGTAGGTTAAGGTTAGCTCTGTGTCCCCTCCCTTTTGGGAGGGAACATATTATCTCGATAAGAACATATTCTCTTGATGCAATGAGCACAAGCTGGCCATGCTCTGCACGTTGTGCTAGACATAGGATACATGTTGAGGCACCATGCTGTTGCGATACATCTGACCTGTGTGGTACAACCTGTCTTTGGGCAAGccatgttttccttcctctcattTTCCATACACCTCCGTCTTCCGCTGTTCCTCTTTTTCAAATGATGCCCCAGGGCCTTGCATGCTGTTGAGGTCAGACTACACGGatcctttctctcccctgccctcttCCTAAGCCAGACCACACGTGGTCCACTGCAGCTTGCAGATGTCCAGGTTTAAGTTTCTGTCTGAGTGAAGCAGTGTTATGTGCTGCTTTCAAACACTTGGGAGTCACAGTCTTGCAGAGACTAACTGCAGCGATCAGCTACTGTTGTGGCTCTTCAGCAGCTTCAGGGAAGTCCATGGCAAATGCACAGTCCTTCTGCTCAGCTTCCATAGCTGCTGACTGTACCAGCTCAAGTGGATCTTCTGCTCCAGAGCTGGTTCACCCTGAGGTTTTTCCCGTCCCACATAAGATCCTTTTGCTGGCTGTTACCCGAGTCCTGCTCCCAGGACTCCAATACCTGCGGTGGGCAGTCAGCCATAAGAGAGCAGCTGGTGGGCAGGGCCTTGGCAACTGAAGCCTGGATCCTTGTGTTCTGGCTGTGTCTCTCTGTGACCATGAACTGAGCCAACTCTCAGGTGTATCTGTGGAGCCCAGCTACCTCCTGGTGTGCTGCTCACAGGCATGACCTTTAAGGAAGGTCAGTCTTTGGGAGCTCTCTGTGCCAAAGGTCATGACCTGGTATAATTAAGTGGTCAAGTCATCTACACTGGACCTCAGGAGATCTCCAAACCTTCCCTCCTGTCCCACCGACTTCGTCCTTGCAGCTGTGGTCTCAGCACgcattttatgttttatgtttatCAGCATACAAGCTtatgttttattgctttctccCCTAGGGTCTGCAGATGATGAGAGAATTGTGCGATTCCTGGAGCTGGCCGGGCTGGTGAGTCCCTGGTAGTACTGCTGCCTTCTTTCCTGGTGCTGCCAGTGAGGGAAGAAGGGATGAGGTTTTGTGGTAGCACAGCGTGACCGTGTGCTGGACACACGCAGGGACATTGtctgcagctgggacaggacTGTCCAtgggacaggcagaggaggagggataCAGAGCAACTGCAGCtcaagagggagaagagagagtaGCAGGAAGGGGGTGGTTACGCGCCGGGCTCGGGGTTGACAGGGCTGGGGGCCGTGTTTACAGGTCTGCTGTGCTCTCTGCAGACTGATTTGCTGGAAAGAGCTGGAGGACTGGACAAGCAGGTGGACTGGAACTGGTAAGGGAACTCACCATCTGCATGAATTTGGGTGATCCCTCTGGGTGGGGAACACTTCTAAGCAGATGCACATTGCTGCTGGACTGATGAACAGCTGCGTCCAGCTGTGTCCTGTGGGAGATGGGCAGCATACGGGGGCACAGCCTTCATGCCCCAAGCATCAATGCCAACAATCACCAGCCGTgcttctctgcaggcagctgtgcacAGGGGCGCAGAACCAGTCCCAGCGTGGAGCGGGGCATGGGGAACACACAGGGAAAGTTGCTTGCTGGGGTCGCCAATATCAGCAACCATAAGCTCTACAGCAAACGAGCTCTTTTTGTTGAGGGAGATTTTTGAATCTCAACCCTGTTGCAGGTATGACATCCTGTCTCCAGGGGAGATGCAGAGGCTGTCATTTGCACGGCTCTTCTACCTCCAGCCAAAATATGCAGGTGAGtgattgtgaaagaaaaaaggggggaaaaaaaaaaagaaaaggcaggggcTTTGGTGTAAAGAGAAGCTGGTACAGAGACAGCTCATGAAATGTCTTCTTTGCTAGGAACATGCTTCATCTTGGCTGTTACTTTAGCAGCGTAGCGTGCAGAGGATTCAGgggtgaaaatatttcattatctgtGTGGAAGGTGGTGAATCAAGAGGCTGTATATAAGACATTCTTTTCTTGGGGAACTAGTGATTAATGCTCTTGGTCCAGGTCCAATGGCACCTGAAGAAGCCCCCTCTCAGCATGCTCACCAGTTGTCACATAAAGAAGCGTGTTAGCTAAGGAGTGTAGCGTCAGCTGCCATATCTGAAGCTTCTAGGGTTGTGGAAGCAATGTGGGGAATTTAGCTGTAatgcagtaaaagaaaacaaggagaaatgtTCCTGAAAGATCACAGAAGCAGCTCCCATTAGCAGATGGGGCTAATTCCTTTGTGCACCTAGGTTGCTAGTgactgctggggctggaggagctgttgGAGGACTTGTCACGAGGGCCCGGGTGGGTGTCCCTGAACAGAGCCAGTGTCGGTAGCACATAGACACACATAAGTACCTCTCTTCCCCTGAAGCCTGCGGCAGAGCTTGGTGCTGTGTGGACAGAAGGAACCTGTGGATTGCAAATTAAAAGCTGTAGAGATGGTGTAAACCAAATCAAATTTATCTGCTCCAGATCTGTAGTATTTACCCTTAACTGACAGGAAGGTGCCTCTGGCTGTGCTGgatgctccaggtggggtctgtgCCAGAGGGGTGCACAggctgctgtgcagcctggagCTCTGGCACACAGCGTGCCTTGAGAAGGTCATGTCTTGGCTTTCACAACAGGGGTGATGAGGCAGTGGCCAGCAGCTGTTGAGGAAGAGGAATGAGGTGAATGCTGCTGTTTGGGTGGATTCAAGAGCTTGTGAGGAAGGGTAGCTTTCCCAGTTGACTGACACCAGCTGTGCCAGAGGAAAATCAGAGTCCTTAGGCTTCTCCTCACTTGCCTTCTGCAGATGCTCTTGGTGAACTCCAGTTAATATGTGAAATGTTCTTGGTGGTTGTTGCTTTTTTGCCTAGGGGGAGATGGCTGGTCATGAGAGGATTTGTGGGACTTACAACTTTTCTCTCAGTGCTAGATGAAGCCACAAGTGCCTTGACAGAAGAGGTGGAGCATGAACTGTACCGTGTGTGCCTTCAGCTGGGCATGACACTGATCAGTGTGGGACACAGGGCCAGCCTGGAAAAGGTGAGATGGGGAGACAGCACCCCACAGCTCCCTGGTGGTGGCAAGATAGGGGAGGTAGAGAAGGGTCCCTGGTGAGCAGAAGGGAGTGACTGAGGCTGGAGAACCTCACTGTGGGAGGACTTGCCATTGTAGAGATATCCCTCAGTCATTGTGTTATTAAATTGCAGTTCCACAGCTGGATTTTGAAACTTCATGGAGAGGGAAGATGGGAGCTCACTCGATGCGAGAAGATGAAGCCAGGGAAGGATGCTGAAAAACAAGCCCTTGTCTGTCCAGCCACAGAACCTGCATGCGCATGGGAGAGCTCTGAATAGCAGACATGGAGCTGCCAAGCCAGCAGCTGTCAACAAGGGATTCATCCAGTGCAAGACCAGTCCTGGATTTTGCTGATGGACACAGAGCCAAGTCTGGGGGCTTCTGCCAGGAGCAGACACATCTATGCcgtccttctcccagcccctttctcctgcttccctgTCTCTCATGGGGGAAAGGGCTGAGCTGCTAGGGTGTCCAAAGAGAACACACTGCCTCATGGGGCTTGTAGAAGCAATGGCAAGAGGAACCTCCACTTGTCCAGGATGCACTGGTGTGAGGCTAGGATGCAGCCTCCTGTTCTGCCCTCTGTGCCTTGCTGGGACCTCTGTCTCTTTGAAACACAGCCCTGCAGAACAGACTTCTCTACCTGTGGCTCTGTTGAGGGTTGTGCTCCCAAGCAGGCGCCAAGGGATGCACTG
Protein-coding sequences here:
- the ABCD4 gene encoding lysosomal cobalamin transporter ABCD4 isoform X8, whose amino-acid sequence is MMYVNWRKSLTEYLHSCYFQGQVYYSLHVLREDIDNPDQRISQDVERFCRQLSSMASKIVISPFTLAYYTYQCFHSTGWLGPVSIFGYFIIGTIVNKVLMSPIVSKLVQQEKLEGDFRFKHMQIRVNAEPAAFYRAGRVEHMRTNRRLQSLLQTQRELIGKELWLYIGINTFDYLGSILSYVVIAIPIFSGVYGDLSPTELSALVSKNAFVSIYLIGCFSQLIDLSSTVSDVAGYTHRIGELQETLLSLGRKKNDNYSEAKASWDLDSSCSGENPVPRDTAFLLERVTLSVPSSGKLLIKDLSLRISQGNSVMIVGNTGTGKTSLLRVLGGLWESTRGSIKMLTCFGPRGVVFLPQRPFFTDGSLREQVIYPLKEIYPVSGSADDERIVRFLELAGLTDLLERAGGLDKQVDWNWYDILSPGEMQRLSFARLFYLQPKYAVLDEATSALTEEVEHELYRVCLQLGMTLISVGHRASLEKFHSWILKLHGEGRWELTRCEKMKPGKDAEKQALVCPATEPACAWESSE
- the ABCD4 gene encoding lysosomal cobalamin transporter ABCD4 isoform X9; the protein is MASKIVISPFTLAYYTYQCFHSTGWLGPVSIFGYFIIGTIVNKVLMSPIVSKLVQQEKLEGDFRFKHMQIRVNAEPAAFYRAGRVEHMRTNRRLQSLLQTQRELIGKELWLYIGINTFDYLGSILSYVVIAIPIFSGVYGDLSPTELSALVSKNAFVSIYLIGCFSQLIDLSSTVSDVAGYTHRIGELQETLLSLGRKKNDNYSEAKASWDLDSSCSGENPVPRDTAFLLERVTLSVPSSGKLLIKDLSLRISQGNSVMIVGNTGTGKTSLLRVLGGLWESTRGSIKMLTCFGPRGVVFLPQRPFFTDGSLREQVIYPLKEIYPVSGSADDERIVRFLELAGLTDLLERAGGLDKQVDWNWYDILSPGEMQRLSFARLFYLQPKYAVLDEATSALTEEVEHELYRVCLQLGMTLISVGHRASLEKFHSWILKLHGEGRWELTRCEKMKPGKDAEKQALVCPATEPACAWESSE
- the ABCD4 gene encoding lysosomal cobalamin transporter ABCD4 isoform X3, whose protein sequence is MQGEERPGPRLDGLFLRRFLRLQAVLFPGWPSPAALMFLTLLCVALLEQLVIYQVGVIPSQYYEVLGNKDFSGFKTLTAVALTLIVVNSTLKSFDQFICNMMYVNWRKSLTEYLHSCYFQGQVYYSLHVLREDIDNPDQRISQDVERFCRQLSSMASKIVISPFTLAYYTYQCFHSTGWLGPVSIFGYFIIGTIVNKVLMSPIVSKLVQQEKLEGDFRFKHMQIRVNAEPAAFYRAGRVEHMRTNRRLQSLLQTQRELIGKELWLYIGINTFDYLGSILSYVVIAIPIFSGVYGDLSPTELSALVSKNAFVSIYLIGCFSQLIDLSSTVSDVAGYTHRIGELQETLLSLGRKKNDNYSEAKASWDLDSSCSGENPVPRDTAFLLERVTLSVPSSGKLLIKDLSLRISQGNSVMIVGNTGTGKTSLLRVLGGLWESTRGSIKMLTCFGPRGVVFLPQRPFFTDGSLREQVIYPLKEIYPVSGSADDERIVRFLELAGLTDLLERAGGLDKQVDWNWYDILSPGEMQRLSFARLFYLQPKYAVLDEATSALTEEVEHELYRVCLQLGMTLISVGHRASLEKFHSWILKLHGEGRWELTRCEKMKPGKDAEKQALVCPATEPACAWESSE
- the ABCD4 gene encoding lysosomal cobalamin transporter ABCD4 isoform X4; the protein is MFLTLLCVALLEQLVIYQVGVIPSQYYEVLGNKDFSGFKTLTAVALTLIVVNSTLKSFDQFICNMMYVNWRKSLTEYLHSCYFQGQVYYSLHVLREDIDNPDQRISQDVERFCRQLSSMASKIVISPFTLAYYTYQCFHSTGWLGPVSIFGYFIIGTIVNKVLMSPIVSKLVQQEKLEGDFRFKHMQIRVNAEPAAFYRAGRVEHMRTNRRLQSLLQTQRELIGKELWLYIGINTFDYLGSILSYVVIAIPIFSGVYGDLSPTELSALVSKNAFVSIYLIGCFSQLIDLSSTVSDVAGYTHRIGELQETLLSLGRKKNDNYSEAKASWDLDSSCSGENPVPRDTAFLLERVTLSVPSSGKLLIKDLSLRISQGNSVMIVGNTGTGKTSLLRVLGGLWESTRGSIKMLTCFGPRGVVFLPQRPFFTDGSLREQVIYPLKEIYPVSGSADDERIVRFLELAGLTDLLERAGGLDKQVDWNWYDILSPGEMQRLSFARLFYLQPKYAVLDEATSALTEEVEHELYRVCLQLGMTLISVGHRASLEKFHSWILKLHGEGRWELTRCEKMKPGKDAEKQALVCPATEPACAWESSE
- the ABCD4 gene encoding lysosomal cobalamin transporter ABCD4 isoform X2 codes for the protein MAGGSAGARGGGAGGRPGPRLDGLFLRRFLRLQAVLFPGWPSPAALMFLTLLCVALLEQLVIYQVGVIPSQYYEVLGNKDFSGFKTLTAVALTLIVVNSTLKSFDQFICNMMYVNWRKSLTEYLHSCYFQGQVYYSLHVLREDIDNPDQRISQDVERFCRQLSSMASKIVISPFTLAYYTYQCFHSTGWLGPVSIFGYFIIGTIVNKVLMSPIVSKLVQQEKLEGDFRFKHMQIRVNAEPAAFYRAGRVEHMRTNRRLQSLLQTQRELIGKELWLYIGINTFDYLGSILSYVVIAIPIFSGVYGDLSPTELSALVSKNAFVSIYLIGCFSQLIDLSSTVSDVAGYTHRIGELQETLLSLGRKKNDNYSEAKASWDLDSCSGENPVPRDTAFLLERVTLSVPSSGKLLIKDLSLRISQGNSVMIVGNTGTGKTSLLRVLGGLWESTRGSIKMLTCFGPRGVVFLPQRPFFTDGSLREQVIYPLKEIYPVSGSADDERIVRFLELAGLTDLLERAGGLDKQVDWNWYDILSPGEMQRLSFARLFYLQPKYAVLDEATSALTEEVEHELYRVCLQLGMTLISVGHRASLEKFHSWILKLHGEGRWELTRCEKMKPGKDAEKQALVCPATEPACAWESSE
- the ABCD4 gene encoding lysosomal cobalamin transporter ABCD4 isoform X5 codes for the protein MAGGSAEQLVIYQVGVIPSQYYEVLGNKDFSGFKTLTAVALTLIVVNSTLKSFDQFICNMMYVNWRKSLTEYLHSCYFQGQVYYSLHVLREDIDNPDQRISQDVERFCRQLSSMASKIVISPFTLAYYTYQCFHSTGWLGPVSIFGYFIIGTIVNKVLMSPIVSKLVQQEKLEGDFRFKHMQIRVNAEPAAFYRAGRVEHMRTNRRLQSLLQTQRELIGKELWLYIGINTFDYLGSILSYVVIAIPIFSGVYGDLSPTELSALVSKNAFVSIYLIGCFSQLIDLSSTVSDVAGYTHRIGELQETLLSLGRKKNDNYSEAKASWDLDSSCSGENPVPRDTAFLLERVTLSVPSSGKLLIKDLSLRISQGNSVMIVGNTGTGKTSLLRVLGGLWESTRGSIKMLTCFGPRGVVFLPQRPFFTDGSLREQVIYPLKEIYPVSGSADDERIVRFLELAGLTDLLERAGGLDKQVDWNWYDILSPGEMQRLSFARLFYLQPKYAVLDEATSALTEEVEHELYRVCLQLGMTLISVGHRASLEKFHSWILKLHGEGRWELTRCEKMKPGKDAEKQALVCPATEPACAWESSE
- the ABCD4 gene encoding lysosomal cobalamin transporter ABCD4 isoform X1; the encoded protein is MAGGSAGARGGGAGGRPGPRLDGLFLRRFLRLQAVLFPGWPSPAALMFLTLLCVALLEQLVIYQVGVIPSQYYEVLGNKDFSGFKTLTAVALTLIVVNSTLKSFDQFICNMMYVNWRKSLTEYLHSCYFQGQVYYSLHVLREDIDNPDQRISQDVERFCRQLSSMASKIVISPFTLAYYTYQCFHSTGWLGPVSIFGYFIIGTIVNKVLMSPIVSKLVQQEKLEGDFRFKHMQIRVNAEPAAFYRAGRVEHMRTNRRLQSLLQTQRELIGKELWLYIGINTFDYLGSILSYVVIAIPIFSGVYGDLSPTELSALVSKNAFVSIYLIGCFSQLIDLSSTVSDVAGYTHRIGELQETLLSLGRKKNDNYSEAKASWDLDSSCSGENPVPRDTAFLLERVTLSVPSSGKLLIKDLSLRISQGNSVMIVGNTGTGKTSLLRVLGGLWESTRGSIKMLTCFGPRGVVFLPQRPFFTDGSLREQVIYPLKEIYPVSGSADDERIVRFLELAGLTDLLERAGGLDKQVDWNWYDILSPGEMQRLSFARLFYLQPKYAVLDEATSALTEEVEHELYRVCLQLGMTLISVGHRASLEKFHSWILKLHGEGRWELTRCEKMKPGKDAEKQALVCPATEPACAWESSE